In Myxococcales bacterium, the following are encoded in one genomic region:
- a CDS encoding CBS domain-containing protein → MHNSKLLTARDIMTPPGIVVGPEMSVFTAIPILIKNNLTGCPVTNSDGELIGILSELDCMKVIASDAFYSDEYSSSDILVSRYMTSECLTITADMDIFRIANIFFEHTLRRIPVLEEQRLIGQITRSDVLKGIQLMRKNMGRSKEYGAFAWPTSTIAS, encoded by the coding sequence ATGCACAACTCCAAGCTTTTAACTGCCCGAGATATCATGACCCCGCCGGGCATTGTAGTGGGTCCCGAGATGAGCGTATTCACCGCCATCCCGATTTTGATCAAGAATAATCTCACGGGTTGTCCCGTCACGAATTCAGACGGAGAGTTGATCGGCATCCTTTCGGAACTCGACTGCATGAAGGTGATCGCTTCGGATGCCTTCTACTCCGACGAATACAGCAGCTCCGACATTCTGGTGAGCCGCTACATGACAAGCGAATGTCTCACCATTACCGCCGACATGGACATCTTCCGCATTGCCAATATCTTCTTCGAACACACCCTGCGTCGCATCCCCGTGCTCGAAGAGCAGCGCTTGATCGGGCAGATCACTCGCTCAGACGTTCTGAAGGGCATCCAGCTGATGCGCAAGAACATGGGACGGAGCAAGGAATACGGAGCCTTCGCTTGGCCGAC